TGGaaggctgctgctgttgctggggCGCTTTTTGCTGCATTTTCAGGCCTGCATTGATATCTTTATTCGGCGCCTGAGACTTCTTCCTTTTGgccttctttttgttttggcccgCTGGCGCAGGTTGTGTGGCTGCCATTGTCTCCTCCGTGGCTCTTACTTTGGCGCGCTTTCTGCCCTTCTCCAAAGCCAACATTGTCTTGTGATGGCAAACATCGCAGTCCACGGCCTGCAAAAAGGAATTGGGTTGTGGTTAGAGTGGCAGGAATGGGTGCATATACAATAtaacaatacaatatacaCACACAATATAAGCACTGTATAAAGATCTTTCAGCTTCCTTGgtgttaatttaaattattattcgCCCAGAAGCTATAtacttaaatttatattacTATAATAAAGTACTAAACTATCCATTTATACCATTCATCTATGGAAGCATACAGAGGCTAtcaatatttatgaaattaaagaAGCAAAGTAGTTTTGGCCTGGGAGACTTCATTTCCTACTATCTATACATAATTTCTATTAGCTCCTGGATCTTACCATGTTGCTGGCCATACGCTTCTTCAGCCACTTGGCCCGTTTTCTGGCCCCGCTGTTCATCTCGCCCTTTGCCATCTTGGCCTTCACGGCTTCCAGCTTGGCGATTAGTCTCCGGTTCTTAGCGCTCTGCTTCAGTTCTTGTGGCTGGAGGTGGAGCTGATAGCGGCCACCTGTCCACTGGTTTCCGCAGCGGGAGCACATGCGTGCGGGTCCAAAGCTATCCTCGGGCAACTGGACATTGTGCCGGGCCAGCTTCCTACAGGTGGTTCTGGATTGTTTTGGAAACGATATTTTAGTAGGTGCTTAAGGAATTAGCAACGAATCTCACATGTAATAGGATTTGAGGATCCGTTCTGTGTGGGTTTCATCAGATAGTTTGTTGGCACAGTTCCACAGCAAATCTACTGTTTTTTGATCACTCATGGCGGAGGCGTACAAATTTCtgaaaaaaacaaattcaGTGTATTTAAGCTAAATTATTTACTTGCGActaaaagttttatttttaaccacaTTCATTAAcggaaagcaaacaaaaagccaaacgTAAATAAGTAGCTTAAATAGAGGAAACATGGCAAAATTCAAGCCAAAACAGACAGCACTGACGGCACAACGTGCGCAGCTCACCAGAGAAAACAAAGGTGACTTTCAAGCTTAATTCCAGGTTCTTAACTTACCAGCAATGCGAGATAAGTATTAAAAGTGATACGTGGGAAATTACACTTCGATATTCATATATAACATGAataaaaacacttttttaatGCTTTAAGAAAAGTAAACAGCTGGCCGAAATTAAACCGGTAAATATGTGCGATTGCTCAACCGGTTCAACCAATGATGTGAGACAGACCTGCCACCCTGCTAAATACGACAGTGTGGCACCTACTGGCAATTCACCACTGGCATTTTCTCCCCGATTTCGGTTTTTCGCCGTGGTCAGTTGATGGTCCTACGGCATTTGCGCGTCGTTTTGAAATTATTCAACACATCTGAAAAGCCAACCGCCGAAACGGACAGAAGCGACGCGCAGAATTTCGAATGCAAACGGACGCGCAACCCACcagtgaaaaacaaacacacacatcaAATATCACCAACGTGGAGTGTCGAGCAGTACAGTGAATTCAATAGCATAGTGCGCGCAATCACGAatcgcatttgcatttgcagctgcagcaacaacaatggacCCGTTTACTCAGGTACGAGGCCAATTCGCACACAACGAAGCCCTTTGTCTGGCGATTGCACTGGTGTTAGTGATGGCACCCGCGGATTTTCACAgacatttcccattttcccttGCAGCACATGCTCGAGAAGGCGGAACAGCGCAGTCGCGCCCTTGGCATCAGCAACGCCAGCAAGTTTCCGCTCGCCGAGTGCAGCGTTCCAAGCTCTTCCGCCACCTCCGCATCCGCCGGGGATGCTGGTGTCCTGGCCCCGAGGAGCCGGTCGCCTGGAGGCCAGAGCGcgggcagcggcggcggcaagGTCGTAATGTTGGGAAAGGCCACGCTGGAGGCGTCGCCGGCCAAGCCGCTGCGTCACTATACGGCGGTAAACAAGGAAAACTTGGATATGGGCATTGAGATAAACATAACCACGGACAAGCCAATTGGGGTAAGTTCCCCCTCCTTTTCTCGGTTCCTTCCTTTTGCTCATCCTTGCTGCACTACCTCCAGGTGCAAGTTGAGATTCAGGAGCAGGAGGTGACAGATGACGAAGATCAGGCGGAAGGAGGTGCGCTAAATCCCCTGCTGGAGGCGGAACCAGTAAACCAGCCCCTAGCCAGGCTAAGGGACACTTCCCGCAGCCGACTGCAACGCATGGGTGCCCTGTACTCAAACACGGACGATCTATCCTCCCCAATCCACCGAACCGAGGGGCAGTTCCATGTGACAACGGGTGAGGAAGAGGACTGCGGCAACCGTAGCAGCAGGCAACCAAAACAGCGGTTGGGCAAACTGGCCGCCTTGGCGGATACCATCAATCAGTGGGAGGATGACACGTCGCACCACGAAGTGCACAGACCCCTCGAAGCACCTCCACCGAAACCGCATTTGTCCAGCCGAAGGGCCGAGAAGGGTCCAGCTCCACTGCCACCCAAGAAGGATGAAGTAGACGAGGCTGCTAGGACCAAGCAGCTGAAATGGGATCCCAAGGTATTGAGCTCTCTGGAGGCACAAGGTTTTCTGCGCCGCGAATCATCGACCATTAAACACACATATGATTATGCCAAACAGGAAGACACGGCCCCAGCCTCCAAAGTGGAAGAGGCGGCATTAACTGCTAAGCCGCCAGTACCGCAGAAATCTACGACGGTCAGCCAGGTCGCCAAGAACTTTGCCTCTTCCGCCCCAGCGCCCAAGCCCGCACCAGCGCCTGCTGTTAGTGTGAAGTCCGGCCTGGTTTCCGGACGCGCGGCTCTTTTTGAAAACAAGGGAACCGGAGGACAGACGCAAGGCCTACGCAACCAGAAGGATCCTTGTGAGCTGTCGCTGAAGGAGCGCATGAAGCTGTTCGAAACGGGCAACAACAAAGCGATGTTGCCGATGGCGCCAATAGGATCTGCTCCCAGTATTACTCAAATTCGAGCGGAAGAGGTGAAACGTGAGTTTGGCAGCGCTTCCATTTTCAAAATAGCTACTCATACTAATTTTTCTTTATTAACAGAACATTTAGCTGCAGTGCATCCGGTGACCGGTGCCGCTGCTACCACCGTGGTTGCAGCAACCAAGCCGAAACCGGAAAGCAAGCTGCGTGACAAGGTGGCCGCTTTGGTGGCAAATGCTCAATCAAGTGCAGAGACGCGTATCAAGGACATTGATCGCCAAAGGCAGGAAGACATGCAGATTATCTCTAATCGCTTCAACAAACAAAAGGAACTCTTTGACATTCAACCATCCGACAGTTCTGGGGCTGCTCAAGCTCGACCTCCCGCGCCAGCTCCCAGCAGAGTAGTGCGGCCCATGCCACCGCCTCCACCACCGCCCATCGCTGGTCTGTCGCCCGGACTGGCCAGCAGCAAGAGGCGATCACGTAAGCAATGACTAAACCCTTCTTCTAAGGACTTGTCCTTATACATCCGCAATTTCAGCGGGTGATGCGCCCACCACTGACGAGGATTCAAAGCGAGCCCGCAAATCGCATTCGGATCGACTGTATCCCGCCCTGTCCGACCTCGACTCCAGCGGTGACAACTG
This genomic interval from Drosophila mauritiana strain mau12 chromosome 2R, ASM438214v1, whole genome shotgun sequence contains the following:
- the LOC117136656 gene encoding uncharacterized protein LOC117136656 produces the protein MSDQKTVDLLWNCANKLSDETHTERILKSYYITTCRKLARHNVQLPEDSFGPARMCSRCGNQWTGGRYQLHLQPQELKQSAKNRRLIAKLEAVKAKMAKGEMNSGARKRAKWLKKRMASNMAVDCDVCHHKTMLALEKGRKRAKVRATEETMAATQPAPAGQNKKKAKRKKSQAPNKDINAGLKMQQKAPQQQQQPSKSPAPSKKASQPVGIAAQNPSQTSKKKKKKPAHPAPAAPKTQSKTQKQNVLLQIAAQLKSSAFKDASKTQQNRLQAFLK